One stretch of Mus pahari chromosome 15, PAHARI_EIJ_v1.1, whole genome shotgun sequence DNA includes these proteins:
- the Ecscr gene encoding endothelial cell-specific chemotaxis regulator, producing the protein MDREYTEEPATHPAHLGTSGAMRLGSAILGLLLLQGYSSQPTTTQTPREVLQKSSQVSLVSSRPVMPRSSTMDKQSLSLPDSTSFQPQKHTLGPDTGLPESSSSSSSSSSSSSSSSRSQRGEVSLDATPSPETTSFQTKKMPTLPTPTSESVLTVAAFGVISFIVILVVVVIVLVSVVSLRFKCRKNKESEDPQKPGSSGLSER; encoded by the exons atGGACAGAGAATACACTGAGGAGCCTGCTACACACCCAGCTCATCTGGGGACCAGCGGAGCCATGAGGCTGGGTTCGGCAATCCTGGGTTTACTCCTGCTCCAAG GCTACAGCTCTCAACCTACAACAACTCAGACCCCGCGGG AAGTTCTCCAGAAGTCATCTCAGGTCTCCTTGGTATCCAGTCGGCCTGTGATGCCAAGGTCAAGCACCATGGATAAACAGTCCCTTTCCTTGCCTGACTCGACGTCATTCCAGCCACAGAAGCACACACTGGGACCTG ACACAGGACTcccagaaagcagcagcagcagcagcagcagcagcagcagcagcagcagcagcagccgcagccaGAGAGGAG AAGTGTCTCTGGATGCTACTCCCAGTCCAGAAACCACCAGCTTTCAGACAAAAAAGATGCCCACCCTGCCTACCCCCACATCAGAGTCAGTGCTAACTGTGGCTGCCTTTG GTGTCATCAGCTTCATTGTCATCCTGGTGGTTGTAGTGATCGTCCTGGTCAGTGTGGTCAGTCTAAGATTTAAGTGTCGGAAGAACAAGGAGTCTGAAG ATCCACAGAAACCGGGGAGTTCAGGGCTGTCTGAAAGGTAA